Proteins found in one Panicum hallii strain FIL2 chromosome 4, PHallii_v3.1, whole genome shotgun sequence genomic segment:
- the LOC112890473 gene encoding BURP domain-containing protein 11-like has product MEYWKAVLPETPMPPAIHGLLTKSEVKDNHVQRLHMDMFAKGVRKIGPNSEEERANTGDLKKYPYWYESESPNDHKKYPFWYVSGSTEDLKKYPFWYGAESTKDLKEKLLFSHGPGSTKDLKRYPFWYGPGRTEDIKKYPFWSGSESNEDVETFSVEHGPQSSDDLSQYPFWYGSGSTKDPFWYGSRSDHGLKKFRVENTKDLKRHPFWFRFGSSEEDLKKFQLQSEQDEDNMGNQDEEDLPRISGSVPRDEEKMSITDSAPIKGNRIYFYITWGEPCRHTQIGRNTPQGSIFFFRRDVLRPGSVITPTIPPTTTLPPLLRRRVADSIPFSTEHFADILAMFAPESHAIAGEMHWTLEACEHPGALLPGYRAAGCATSLESLAELPVALLRTRDVRAFSPDMSTDVAGTPARRGRYNVTTVKRITESPEIVTCHDTTYPYAVFFCHTASPTAAYAVTLAAEDGNAPAMEALAVCHLDRSRAHGDEPSEAAACHFLTKLSVIWVPAGEQVGGARDEAQ; this is encoded by the exons ATGGAGTATTGGAAGGCAGTTCTTCCCGAGACGCCAATGCCACCGGCCATACATGGCCTGTTGACAAAATCTGAAG TCAAGGACAACCATGTACAAAGGCTTCACATGGACATGTTTGCCAAAGGAGTGCGAAAAATCGGCCCAAATTCTGAGGAAGAGAGGGCAAACACCGGAGATCTAAAGAAATACCCATATTGGTATGAGTCAGAGAGCCCCAATGATCACAAGAAATACCCATTTTGGTACGTGTCCGGTAGCACTGAGGATCTCAAGAAATATCCATTTTGGTATGGGGCGGAAAGCACCAAGGATCTAAAGGAAAAGCTATTATTTTCCCATGGGCCTGGAAGCACCAAGGATCTTAAGAGATACCCATTCTGGTATGGGCCTGGTCGCACTGAGGACATAAAGAAATATCCGTTTTGGTCTGGGTCAGAAAGCAATGAGGACGTCGAAACATTCTCGGTTGAACATGGGCCACAAAGCTCAGATGACCTAAGCCAATACCCATTCTGGTATGGGTCTGGAAGCACCAAGGACCCATTTTGGTATGGATCTAGAAGTGACCATGGTTTAAAGAAATTCCGGGTGGAAAACACCAAGGACTTAAAAAGACACCCGTTTTGGTTCAGATTTGGAAGCTCTGAAGAAGATCTTAAGAAGTTTCAGCTTCAAAGTGAACAAGACGAGGATAATATGGGGAACCAAGACGAGGAGGACCTGCCTAGAATTTCAGGATCTGTGCCACGAGATGAAGAGAAGATGTCCATAACTGACAGTGCACCAATCAAAGGTAATCGTATTTATTTCTATATAACTTG GGGAGAACCATGTCGGCACACACAAATTGGAAGAAACACACCACAGGGCAGTATTTTCTTCTTCCGTCGCGATGTCCTACGGCCAGGATCCGTGATCACGCCGACCATTCCACCAACCACAACCTTGCCACCCCTGCTGCGTCGCCGCGTCGCGGACTCCATCCCGTTCTCCACCGAGCACTTCGCCGACATCCTCGCCATGTTCGCGCCGGAGTCCCACGCCATAGCCGGCGAGATGCATTGGACGCTCGAAGCCTGTGAGCACCCGGGAGCACTGCTCCCGGGATACAGGGCAGCCGGCTGCGCCACCTCCCTCGAGTCTCTCGCCGAGCTCCCGGTGGCCCTTCTCCGGACGCGCGACGTCCGCGCCTTCTCGCCCGACATGTCCACCGACGTCGCGGGCacgccggcgcggcgcgggaggTACAACGTGACGACCGTGAAGAGGATCACGGAGTCGCCGGAGATAGTCACGTGCCACGACACGACGTACCCCTACGCGGTCTTCTTCTGCCACACGGCCAGCCCGACGGCCGCGTACGCGGTGACGCTCGCTGCCGAGGACGGCAACGCGCCGGCGATGGAGGCGCTGGCCGTGTGCCACCTCGACAGGTCGCGGGCGCATGGCGACGAGCCAAGTGAGGCGGCGGCGTGCCACTTCCTCACTAAGCTCAGCGTCATCTGGGTCCCGGCCGGCGAGCAGGTTGGCGGTGCTCGTGACGAAGCCCAGTAG